A region from the Chlamydiales bacterium genome encodes:
- a CDS encoding flagellar biosynthetic protein FliO, translating to MRKFGLVLIAICFSLVAYADAPSKAPANPPALAPTKQPPVPGQPTVPSLDQTPDETIPETPTYEYALGKMLLTLLGLIVLIILTVWMLKKLGSGKAGSASGQSIKILERRPLSQKSVLYLIEVQGKQVLIAESQLEVRRLADIELPPELD from the coding sequence ATGCGCAAATTTGGTTTAGTTCTGATTGCGATCTGTTTTTCTCTAGTTGCGTATGCAGATGCGCCATCTAAAGCCCCTGCCAATCCACCAGCTCTTGCTCCAACAAAGCAGCCTCCAGTTCCAGGTCAACCTACAGTGCCATCCTTGGATCAGACTCCGGATGAAACCATTCCAGAAACACCGACATATGAGTATGCCCTCGGAAAGATGCTGCTCACCCTGCTCGGCTTAATCGTCTTGATTATTCTGACAGTCTGGATGCTGAAGAAGCTGGGTTCTGGCAAAGCTGGGAGCGCATCTGGTCAGTCGATTAAAATCCTCGAAAGACGCCCCCTAAGCCAGAAGTCTGTTCTCTACCTCATCGAAGTTCAAGGAAAGCAGGTTCTTATCGCAGAGTCGCAGCTGGAAGTGCGCAGACTCGCAGACATCGAACTCCCTCCAGAACTCGACTAA
- a CDS encoding exopolysaccharide biosynthesis protein, with product MNHRLSVEFHHLAHTCQEKDLTLKELVGLLHTRTQALITLVLSLPFVLFVPIPGLSILFGIFICFNGIRIAKGTSLWFPRFLLKRKMSGATLAKGFRTAARVMKRAEKLIKPRGKFLVRHPHLQILHGVMLAVCGFFLALPLPPGTNFLPGLTTALVSIGIMEEDGLFIVLSYIFFVLTLAFFTILPFYGIQELFSTFKKT from the coding sequence ATGAACCATCGATTATCTGTTGAGTTTCACCACTTAGCGCACACCTGCCAAGAGAAGGATCTCACTTTAAAAGAGCTTGTGGGGCTTCTGCATACCCGGACTCAGGCGCTAATCACGCTGGTTCTCTCACTTCCCTTTGTTCTCTTTGTTCCCATTCCAGGTCTTTCAATCCTTTTCGGTATCTTCATCTGTTTCAATGGAATCAGAATTGCTAAGGGAACGTCTCTCTGGTTTCCTCGTTTTCTTTTAAAACGCAAGATGAGCGGTGCGACCTTAGCAAAAGGGTTTCGCACAGCTGCAAGGGTGATGAAACGCGCTGAGAAGCTAATAAAGCCGCGCGGGAAGTTTCTTGTGAGACATCCGCATCTTCAAATTTTACACGGGGTGATGCTCGCTGTATGCGGCTTTTTTCTAGCTCTGCCGCTCCCGCCTGGCACCAACTTTCTGCCAGGGCTTACAACAGCGCTCGTTTCAATTGGCATCATGGAGGAGGATGGACTCTTTATCGTCCTCAGCTACATCTTTTTTGTTCTGACGCTCGCCTTCTTTACCATCTTGCCCTTCTATGGCATCCAAGAGCTCTTCTCCACCTTCAAAAAAACCTAG
- the hemL gene encoding glutamate-1-semialdehyde 2,1-aminomutase yields the protein MTARKKSEALFERACKVMPGGVNSPVRAFFGLEMTPLVVQRGLGDRIWDEDERSYIDFCSSWGSLILGHVHAEVAKAAISQISLGSSFGITTAIEERFATQITTHLPSIEKLRFVSSGTEATMSALRLARGYTGKDLIVKFDGNYHGHADHLLIGAGSGVSYLPPGSAGVPVEMVRFTRSLRYNDLYSVRKFLSENCNVAAVILEPIAANMGLVPATIEFLQMLREETRKSGALLIFDEVVTGFRVGLGGVQEASGIQPDLTCLAKIIGGGFPAAAFGGRREIMDRLAPLGDVYQAGTLSGNPVAMAAGLAVLNELEKPGFYQELERKTRLLTDPIAELIRKKNINVYLAQRGSMFSLFFGVKSVSSKEDLKTLDHAQFRRFFSFLFERGIYLSPSAYETCFVSSAHTEEHLLYTQQQICDFLGKL from the coding sequence ATGACTGCAAGAAAAAAAAGCGAAGCCCTCTTTGAACGCGCCTGCAAAGTGATGCCAGGAGGGGTGAACTCTCCCGTGCGCGCCTTCTTCGGCCTGGAAATGACCCCGCTCGTCGTCCAGCGCGGATTGGGCGATAGGATCTGGGACGAAGATGAGCGAAGCTACATCGACTTCTGCAGCAGCTGGGGCTCTCTAATCTTGGGGCATGTCCACGCGGAAGTTGCAAAAGCTGCAATCTCGCAGATCAGCCTAGGCTCCTCATTTGGAATTACAACCGCCATCGAAGAGCGCTTTGCTACCCAGATCACAACCCACCTTCCTTCAATAGAAAAGCTCCGCTTCGTCTCTTCGGGAACCGAAGCGACAATGAGCGCCCTGCGCCTCGCGCGCGGATACACAGGAAAAGATCTCATCGTAAAGTTTGATGGTAACTACCACGGGCACGCCGACCACCTCCTCATCGGTGCAGGCTCAGGAGTGAGCTATCTTCCACCTGGCTCTGCCGGAGTGCCCGTAGAGATGGTTCGCTTTACCCGCTCCCTCCGCTATAACGACCTCTACTCCGTCCGCAAGTTCCTCTCCGAAAACTGCAATGTCGCGGCCGTTATTCTAGAGCCGATTGCCGCCAACATGGGCCTTGTGCCTGCTACCATCGAATTTCTGCAGATGCTACGCGAAGAGACGAGAAAGAGCGGGGCTCTTCTCATCTTCGACGAGGTAGTCACCGGTTTTAGAGTGGGACTCGGCGGAGTGCAAGAAGCCTCAGGCATCCAGCCCGACCTCACCTGCCTTGCGAAGATCATCGGAGGCGGCTTTCCTGCCGCGGCATTTGGAGGAAGAAGAGAGATCATGGACAGGCTTGCGCCACTCGGCGACGTCTATCAAGCCGGAACCCTCTCGGGGAATCCAGTAGCGATGGCCGCAGGTCTTGCTGTATTAAACGAACTTGAAAAGCCGGGTTTCTATCAGGAGCTCGAAAGAAAGACCCGCCTTCTAACGGACCCAATTGCAGAGCTCATCCGGAAGAAGAACATCAATGTTTACCTCGCTCAAAGAGGCTCGATGTTCTCTTTGTTTTTTGGAGTGAAGAGCGTCTCTTCAAAAGAGGATCTCAAAACGCTAGACCATGCGCAGTTCAGACGCTTCTTCTCCTTCCTCTTTGAACGGGGGATCTACCTCTCGCCATCGGCCTACGAGACCTGCTTCGTCTCGAGCGCGCACACAGAGGAGCACCTTCTCTACACTCAGCAGCAGATCTGCGACTTTTTAGGTAAGTTGTAG
- a CDS encoding BamA/TamA family outer membrane protein yields the protein MKRALTLFFTLLLALPLLLNAAELSYSVEFEGLYDSDALRSVKEVSQLIALKKHRPSSLGALRYRADADVADIVKVLHGRGYYEAAVTVRMEEVMDEMRVTMIIKPGPIYTIGSYEVRLYCRVPEACVQCTQISPEVLEMTPGKSAEAPKILQAELKILELLADCGYPLASIVEREMVADGEKKSVEILVKVDTGPLTHFGLPSLSGQRRVRPEFIEKKILWKQGDLYQDTKVERTQSALLDTGLFSAVMITHEDALNEAGELPMRIDVTENKHRSVHVGISYQTVFGPGGTFGWEHRNINGLGRKLSIHGEVTRISHSGMATYNIPDFHNPHQEFVGQAQAMHESITAYSERSYNLLGRIERKFGERFRASIGLKGEELIVRDSVENGNFPLFELPLYFRWSSADDLLDPTSGATWQYIATPTVNVRRSAKFYLYEEMIQSVYLPLTKNRKVVLAQKVTLGSIFSGGLDDVPVPKRFLGGSEEDLRGYKYLTVSPLFHHHKPIGGRSAVYYTLETRFRVSKSIGLVPFFDAGNVYRTMLPTFRGKWRKSVGLGVRIFSFIGPLRFDVGVPLNRRKGLDSKYRLFVSIGQMF from the coding sequence GTGAAACGAGCGCTCACTCTTTTTTTTACTCTTCTGCTCGCTCTTCCTCTGCTTCTAAATGCGGCAGAGCTCTCCTATTCTGTCGAGTTTGAGGGGCTCTATGACAGTGATGCGCTGCGCTCTGTTAAAGAGGTCTCGCAGCTCATCGCTTTAAAAAAACATCGCCCCTCTTCACTTGGTGCCCTGCGCTACCGCGCCGACGCAGACGTTGCCGACATCGTCAAAGTCCTGCATGGACGCGGCTACTATGAAGCTGCGGTCACTGTGCGGATGGAAGAGGTGATGGATGAGATGCGCGTCACCATGATCATCAAGCCAGGACCGATCTACACGATCGGCAGCTACGAGGTGAGGCTCTACTGCAGGGTGCCTGAGGCGTGCGTCCAGTGCACTCAGATCTCTCCAGAAGTTTTGGAGATGACACCAGGAAAGAGTGCTGAGGCGCCAAAGATCCTGCAAGCCGAGCTAAAAATCCTGGAGCTTCTCGCAGATTGCGGCTACCCCCTGGCATCAATTGTTGAACGGGAGATGGTTGCTGATGGAGAGAAGAAGAGCGTTGAGATCCTAGTTAAAGTGGATACGGGTCCCCTCACCCATTTTGGCCTCCCATCGCTCTCTGGACAGCGGCGGGTAAGACCCGAGTTCATCGAAAAGAAGATCCTCTGGAAGCAGGGAGATCTCTACCAGGACACGAAGGTGGAGAGAACTCAAAGCGCTCTTCTGGATACGGGGCTCTTCAGTGCTGTCATGATTACGCATGAGGATGCTTTAAATGAGGCGGGTGAGCTTCCAATGCGGATAGATGTCACCGAGAATAAGCATCGAAGCGTCCATGTGGGTATCAGCTACCAGACGGTATTCGGACCGGGCGGAACCTTCGGTTGGGAGCATCGCAACATCAACGGACTTGGAAGAAAGCTAAGCATCCACGGAGAGGTAACGCGCATTAGCCACTCCGGCATGGCGACCTACAACATCCCCGACTTCCACAACCCACACCAGGAGTTTGTGGGACAAGCGCAAGCGATGCATGAGTCGATCACCGCCTACTCGGAGCGCTCCTACAACCTACTGGGGCGCATCGAGCGCAAGTTTGGCGAGCGCTTCCGCGCCTCTATCGGTTTAAAAGGAGAGGAGTTAATCGTGCGCGATAGCGTAGAGAATGGGAACTTTCCTCTATTTGAACTCCCTCTCTACTTCCGCTGGAGCTCGGCGGATGATCTTCTCGATCCAACTTCTGGGGCTACCTGGCAGTATATTGCTACGCCAACTGTGAATGTTCGAAGGTCAGCAAAGTTCTATCTTTATGAAGAGATGATCCAGAGCGTCTACTTGCCTCTCACAAAAAACAGAAAAGTAGTTCTGGCTCAGAAGGTCACGCTGGGATCGATCTTTAGTGGAGGACTCGACGATGTGCCAGTACCTAAACGCTTCTTGGGAGGGTCGGAAGAGGATCTCCGCGGATACAAGTATCTAACTGTGAGCCCCCTCTTTCACCATCACAAGCCGATTGGAGGAAGATCTGCAGTCTACTACACTCTGGAGACGCGCTTTCGCGTGAGCAAATCGATCGGCCTGGTTCCCTTTTTTGATGCGGGTAATGTCTACCGCACAATGCTCCCTACCTTCAGAGGCAAGTGGAGAAAATCTGTGGGGCTCGGCGTGCGTATCTTCTCCTTTATCGGCCCACTGCGTTTTGACGTGGGCGTTCCCTTGAATCGCAGAAAAGGTCTCGATTCGAAATACCGACTTTTTGTAAGCATAGGACAGATGTTCTAA